GTAATAAATAATTATTATAAATTTGCAAAAAATTACACAAATGAATGAACCACAACAGACGTGGACAGAAACGATTGATGCAGATCATTCGTTATTTGACTTGAAGCTAAAGGAAGTCTGGAGATACAAAGATCTTGTTTATATGTTTGTAAAAAGAGATTTTGTATCCAGTTTTAAGCAGACTGTTTTAGGACCAATCTGGTTTTTTATAAATCCCATTCTTACAACCATCGTTTATTTGGTTATTTTCGGAAGAATTGCCAAGCTCCCTACAGATGATGCACCGCCACTTCTTTTTTATCTGGCAGGGGTAACACTATGGAATTATTTTTCCACTTCATTGCTAGCTACATCTACTACTTTTGCAGGCAATGCAGGGATATTCGGAAAAGTATATTTCCCGAGGCTGGTTACGCCGTTATCTATTGTTATTTCTAACCTGATGCGACTTGGGGTACAGTTCCTTCTGTTCATTCTTGTATGGGCGTATTATTTGAGTAAAGGGCAGGTAAACCCCAATTGGTGGGTCTTAGCAACTCCGTTTCTTATTTTACTGATGGCATTTTTCTCTTTGGGACTGGGAATGATATTTTCTGCTCTTACTACAAAATACAAAGACCTTAGTATGCTTTTAGGATTCGGTGTTAGTTTATTTATGTATGCTACGCCGGTTATTTATCCTACTTCTGCCCTTAGAGGGGCTTTCAAAGAACTTGCGCTATATAATCCTCTGACAGGTATTTTTGAATGTTTTAAATATGCCTGGTTAGGTGTTGGTGATTTCTCTCCTACAATGCTGGGTATAAGCTCTTTAATAATTGTTATTATTATGGCTATAGGAGTTGTAATTTTCAATAAAGTTGAAAAAACTTTTATGGATACCGTGTAATTATTCCTTTAAAAATTTAAATTAAAAAAACATGCTAGCTTTAAAAGCAGAAAATATATCTAAGCAATACCGCCTTGGGCAGGTCGGAACAGGAACCCTATCTCATGACTTGAACAGATTCTGGTACAAAGTAAGAGGAAAAGAAGATCCTTATTTGAAAATTGGTGAAGCCAATGACAGAGCAACAAAAGGAGATTCCGAATATGTATGGTCTCTTCGTGATATCGATTTTGAAATTGAAAAAGGAGATGCAGTAGGGATCATTGGAAGAAATGGAGCAGGGAAATCTACTTTGCTGAAATTATTGAGTAAAGTAACAAAACCCACTACAGGAAAAATATATA
The nucleotide sequence above comes from Chryseobacterium sp. 7. Encoded proteins:
- a CDS encoding ABC transporter permease — encoded protein: MNEPQQTWTETIDADHSLFDLKLKEVWRYKDLVYMFVKRDFVSSFKQTVLGPIWFFINPILTTIVYLVIFGRIAKLPTDDAPPLLFYLAGVTLWNYFSTSLLATSTTFAGNAGIFGKVYFPRLVTPLSIVISNLMRLGVQFLLFILVWAYYLSKGQVNPNWWVLATPFLILLMAFFSLGLGMIFSALTTKYKDLSMLLGFGVSLFMYATPVIYPTSALRGAFKELALYNPLTGIFECFKYAWLGVGDFSPTMLGISSLIIVIIMAIGVVIFNKVEKTFMDTV